A genomic region of Capra hircus breed San Clemente chromosome 19, ASM170441v1, whole genome shotgun sequence contains the following coding sequences:
- the SUPT4H1 gene encoding transcription elongation factor SPT4: MALETVPKDLRHLRACLLCSLVKTIDQFEYDGCDNCDAYLQMKGNREMVYDCTSSSFDGIIAMMSPEDSWVSKWQRVSNFKPGVYAVSVTGRLPQGIVRELKSRGVAYKSRDTAIKT, encoded by the exons ATGGCTTTGGAGACGGTGCCGAAGGATCTGCGGCATCTGCGGGCGTGTCTGCTGTGTTCGCTGGTCAAG ACTATAGACCAGTTTGAATATGACGGCTGTGACAATTGTGATGCGTACCTTCAGATGAAGGGTAACCGAGAGATGGTATATGACTGCACCAGCTCTTCTTTTGATGG aATCATCGCGATGATGAGTCCAGAGGACAGCTGGGTCTCCAAGTGGCAGCGAGTCA gtAACTTTAAGCCAGGCGTGTATGCAGTGTCCGTCACTGGTCGCCTGCCCCAAG GAATCGTACGGGAGCTGAAGAGTCGAGGTGTGGCCTACAAGTCCAGAGACACAGCCATAAAGACCTAG
- the RNF43 gene encoding E3 ubiquitin-protein ligase RNF43 isoform X3, which produces MKAVSSPPLQQSHRDSLASLGLGAGGGPGSAPQGRRKARGSCPPDQKAPLECLHQPPGAPLPVRRGPCGCPGSGEQGGGSSSRAPRPARRESCSETCPDRLSREGKPRSKRRGCERARMAGERGASAVLFDITEDRAAAEQLQQPLGLTWPVVLIWGHDAEKLMEFVYKNRKAHVRIELKEPPTWPDYDVWILLTVVGIIFVVILALVLRIRCRPHRHSRPDPLQQRTAWAISQLATRSYRAGCRGARNEWPDSGSSCSSAPVCAICLEEFSEGQELRVISCLHEFHRACVDPWLHQHRTCPLCMFNIVEGDSLSQSLGPSRAYQEPGRRLHLIRQHPGHAHYHLPAAYLLGPSRSAVARPSRPGPFLPSQEPVVGARYHRQPRTAHPRALGEPQRLAVAPRPYAPGWGLSHLRCTSQHPATCPAPPRRTRPHDSSGSGESYRTERSGYLADGPASDSSSGPCHGSSSDSVVNCTDVSLQGVHGSSSTFRSSLSSDFDPLVYCSPAGEPPGKAAQPGMASRPRSLDSVVPAGETQVSSHVHYHRHRHHHYRRRFQWHGRKADPETGVPPSRPAAPRTQLQSELPSADLHATRCSPAALSGQPPAPQRPRALTEPAPGPPDASSPSPAASSLFHLQKSSLSVRHPQRRRRGGPLEPTPAPRSQDLTAHPACQIFPHYGPSLAHPWSPEAHPLIFRHPGLERRLLPEAPGPTYPSSQPAWLCLTPRQPLGPHPSGEGPSAWSSGTLEGRPCPYPHCQVLPAQPGPWRTATEHQCPVLSSRAVQ; this is translated from the exons ATGAAAGCTGTGAGCTCTCCGCCTCTTCAGCAGTCGCACAGGGACAGCCTGGCGAGCCTGGGCCTGGGCGCTGGTGGAGGGCCCGGCTCAGCTCCACAGGGCCGGAGGAAGGCAAGGGGAAGCTGCCCTCCTGACCAAAAAGCCCCGCTTGAGTGTCTCCACCAGCCTCCCGGGGCGCCCCTGCCTGTTCGGAGGGGCCCCTGCGGCTGCCCGgggagtggggagcagggaggcgGGAGCAGCAGCCGCGCCCCGCGGCCGGCCCGGCGGGAGAGCTGCTCGGAGACCTGCCCCGACAGGCtctcccgggaagggaagccgaGATCAAAGCGCCGGGGGTGTGAGCGA GCCCGGATGGCGGGGGAGCGGGGCGCCAGCGCCGTCCTCTTTGACATCACGGAGGACCGCGCTGCTGCTGAGCAG CTGCAGCAGCCCTTGGGGCTGACGTGGCCCGTGGTGTTGATCTGGGGTCACGATGCCGAGAAGCTGATGGAGTTTGTGTACAAGAACCGAAAGGCCCACGTGAGGATTGAGCTGAAGGAGCCCCCGACGTGG CCAGATTATGATGTATGGATCCTCCTGACGGTGGTGGGCATCATCTTTGTGGTCATCCTGGCTTTGGTGCTGCGTATCCGGTGCCGCCCCCACCGCCACAGCAGGCCG GACCCCCTTCAGCAGCGAACAGCCTGGGCCATCAGCCAGCTGGCCACCAGGAGTTACCGGGCCGGCTGCCGGGGCGCCCGGAATGAGTGGCCAGACTCCGGGAGCAGCTGCAGCTCCGCCCCGGTGTGCGCCATCTGCCTGGAGGAGTTCTCCGAGGGCCAG GAGCTCCGGGTCATTTCCTGCCTCCATGAGTTCCATCGTGCCTGTGTGGACCCCTGGCTGCATCAGCATCGCACTTGCCCCCTCTGCATGTTCAACATCGTAG AGGGAGATTCGCTTTCGCAGTCCCTGGGACCCTCTCGAGCCTACCAGGAACCGGGCCGGAGGCTCCACCTCATTCGCCAGCACCCCGGCCACGCGCACTACCACTTGCCCGCCGCCTACCTGTTGGGCCCTTCCCGGAGCGCGGTGGCTCGGCCCAGCCGGCCcggccccttcctcccctcccaggaGCCAGTTGTGGGCGCACGGTACCACCGCCAACCCAGAACCGCACATCCCCGGGCTCTGGGCGAGCCCCAGCGCCTGGCAGTGGCCCCACGCCCCTACGCGCCGGGCTGGGGGCTGAGCCACCTCCGCTGCACCTCCCAGCACCCTGCCACCTGCCCCGCGCCCCCTCGCCGGACCAGGCCCCACGACAGCAGCGGATCTGGAGAGAGCTACCGCACAGAGCGCAGCGGCTACCTGGCGGATGGGCCGGCCAGCGACTCCAGTTCGGGGCCCTGTCACGGCTCTTCGAGCGACTCGGTGGTCAACTGCACGGACGTCAGCCTGCAGGGCGTCCACGGCAGCAGCTCCACCTTTCGCAGCTCCCTGAGCAGTGACTTCGACCCCCTGGTCTACTGCAGCCCCGCAGGGGAGCCCCCGGGGAAGGCGGCTCAGCCTGGCATGGCCTCCCGGCCACGGTCTCTGGACTCCGTGGTGCCCGCGGGGGAAACACAGGTTTCCAGCCACGTCCACTACCACCGCCACCGGCACCACCACTACAGAAGACGCTTCCAGTGGCACGGCAGGAAGGCTGACCCCGAAACTGGAGTCCCCCCATCCAGGCCTGCCGCTCCTCGGACACAGCTCCAGTCAGAGCTGCCTTCGGCTGATCTGCACGCGACTAGGTGCAGCCCAGCAGCCCTCTCAGGGCAGCCCCCCGCCCCACAGCGGCCCCGGGCCCTCACGGAGCCAGCCCCCGGGCCACCCGACGCCTCCAGCCCCAGCCCGGCAGCCAGCAGCCTCTTCCACTTGCAGAAATCCAGCCTCTCTGTCCGACACCCACAGAGGAGACGGCGAGGGGGACCCCTGgagcccaccccagcccctcgATCCCAGGACTTGACTGCCCACCCAGCTTGCCAGATTTTCCCCCATTATGGCCCAAGCCTGGCACACCCTTGGTCCCCAGAGGCCCACCCGCTGATCTTCAGACATCCAGGCCTGGAGAGGAGGCTGCTACCAGAAGCCCCAGGCCCCACATACCCGAGTTCCCAGCCAGcgtggttgtgtctgactccacgCCAGCCCCTTGGACCGCACCCATCTGGGGAGGGGCCTTCCGCATGGAGTTCTGGCACCCTGGAGGGCAGGCCATGCCCTTATCCACACTGCCAGGTGCTACCAGCCCAGCCTG GGCCATGGAGAACAGCCACGGAGCATCAGTGTCCTGTCCTGTCGAGCCGTGCAGTACAGTGA